Proteins encoded in a region of the Ralstonia pseudosolanacearum genome:
- a CDS encoding PqiB family protein, with the protein MIKPPRPDAPGDGRLRRRPAVAHCQRDAAGHPPAHRLRWLQLLIWLVPLLAALVSIGLVAGQVRGHGPAITLGFQDGEGLEPGKTPVRYNDVDIGMVTAVRLATDLSRVLVTVQLNQEAADFATQGTRFWIVRPRADMSGASGLGTLLSGTYIGADSGGSREPETQFTGLETPPVVSLRQQGARFVLRGPSLGSLETGSPVYYRHVEVGQVTGTALDKDGAGVTIDVFVEAPYHRYVGRDTQWRHASGLGLRLDAAGLRVNAESFQAMLLGGIAFQPSPGQPAGDAVPDGTVFSLQSGDLDAADGLDGKPSTVVMHFDQSLHGLSVGAAVDFRGVQLGEVTNVGVAFDPKTHSFVMPVTLNLYPDRLGQAFRASSEYSDAAAGKALLRTLVARGLRGQLRTGNLLTNQLYVALDMFPNAPPVQLDLNRALIALPTIPNTLDDLQAQIADLAKTLDRVPLNQLSTHLGQRLDNARRLFALADAQLAPQARAALAAARQAFDAAQAIAQSPLLRPADLSRVREQLGQTLRALDTLTDTVAQHPESLVWGPAVDTRAAQSP; encoded by the coding sequence ATGATCAAGCCCCCCCGCCCCGACGCCCCGGGCGACGGCCGGCTCCGCCGGCGGCCGGCCGTCGCACACTGCCAGCGCGACGCCGCCGGGCATCCTCCGGCGCACCGGCTCCGCTGGCTGCAGTTGCTCATCTGGCTGGTGCCGCTGCTGGCGGCGCTGGTGAGCATTGGCCTCGTCGCCGGGCAAGTACGCGGGCACGGGCCGGCCATCACCCTCGGTTTCCAGGACGGCGAAGGCCTTGAGCCCGGCAAGACGCCGGTCCGGTACAACGACGTCGACATCGGCATGGTGACGGCGGTCAGGCTGGCGACGGACCTGTCCCGCGTCCTCGTCACGGTGCAGCTGAACCAGGAGGCCGCCGACTTTGCCACCCAGGGCACGCGCTTCTGGATCGTGCGCCCGCGTGCCGACATGAGCGGCGCCTCCGGCCTCGGCACGCTGCTGTCCGGCACCTATATCGGCGCCGACAGCGGCGGTTCGCGCGAACCCGAAACGCAGTTCACCGGCCTGGAAACCCCGCCCGTGGTGAGCTTGCGCCAGCAGGGCGCGCGCTTCGTCCTGCGCGGGCCATCGCTCGGCTCGTTGGAAACGGGATCCCCCGTCTACTACCGCCATGTCGAGGTCGGGCAGGTGACCGGCACCGCGCTGGACAAGGATGGCGCGGGCGTGACGATCGACGTGTTCGTCGAGGCGCCCTATCACCGGTACGTCGGCCGGGACACGCAGTGGCGGCATGCGAGCGGCCTCGGGCTGCGGCTCGATGCGGCCGGCCTTCGCGTGAACGCCGAATCCTTCCAGGCGATGCTGCTGGGCGGCATCGCCTTCCAGCCGTCGCCCGGCCAGCCCGCCGGCGACGCCGTGCCGGACGGCACGGTCTTCAGCCTCCAGTCCGGCGACCTCGATGCGGCAGATGGCCTCGACGGCAAGCCGTCCACCGTGGTCATGCATTTCGACCAGTCGCTGCACGGGCTGTCGGTCGGCGCGGCGGTGGATTTCCGGGGCGTGCAGTTGGGCGAGGTGACGAACGTCGGGGTGGCGTTCGATCCGAAGACACACAGCTTCGTCATGCCGGTCACGCTGAACCTGTACCCCGACCGCCTCGGGCAGGCCTTCCGCGCCTCCTCCGAGTACAGCGACGCCGCCGCGGGCAAGGCCCTGCTGCGCACGCTCGTGGCGCGGGGGCTGCGCGGACAGTTGCGCACCGGCAACCTGCTCACCAATCAGCTGTACGTGGCGCTCGACATGTTCCCGAACGCGCCGCCGGTGCAGCTCGACCTGAACCGGGCGCTGATCGCGCTGCCGACCATCCCGAACACACTCGACGACCTCCAGGCCCAGATCGCAGACCTCGCCAAGACGCTCGACCGGGTTCCGCTGAACCAGCTCAGCACCCACCTCGGCCAGCGCCTGGACAACGCCCGTCGCCTCTTCGCGCTGGCCGATGCGCAACTGGCGCCGCAGGCGCGCGCGGCGCTTGCCGCCGCGCGGCAGGCATTCGACGCGGCACAGGCGATCGCGCAGAGTCCGTTGCTGCGGCCGGCAGACCTGTCGCGGGTGCGGGAGCAGCTGGGGCAGACGTTGCGCGCCCTCGACACGCTCACCGATACGGTCGCGCAGCATCCGGAATCGCTGGTGTGGGGCCCGGCCGTCGACACGCGGGCCGCGCAGTCGCCTTGA
- a CDS encoding DUF3313 domain-containing protein gives MNTSHKARHLLIATTCAVLAGCANVQPVAYSGIASSSYMKPNLQDASGRMPYNYATQVDWRKYRRIQIDPVAVYRGADSQFGGMSETDRAALAGYMQAKFAEKLQSRFELANDAGPNTLRLKLTLTGADTTTPVLGTLSRFDIAGGIYNGVQTVRGREGTFTGFVMYAVEIYDASSNRLLNAYVTKQYPSPWNLGASFGSLSAAKTGVEKGADALVAQLK, from the coding sequence ATGAACACATCACACAAGGCACGGCACCTGCTGATCGCCACGACCTGCGCCGTGCTGGCGGGCTGCGCAAACGTCCAGCCCGTTGCGTATTCGGGGATCGCTTCGTCCTCCTACATGAAGCCCAACCTGCAGGACGCGTCCGGCCGCATGCCGTACAACTACGCCACCCAGGTCGACTGGCGGAAGTACCGGCGCATCCAGATCGATCCGGTGGCGGTCTATCGCGGCGCCGACAGCCAGTTCGGCGGCATGAGCGAGACCGATCGCGCCGCGTTGGCCGGCTACATGCAGGCCAAGTTCGCCGAGAAGCTGCAATCGCGCTTCGAGCTCGCGAACGACGCGGGCCCGAACACGCTGCGCCTGAAGCTGACGCTGACCGGTGCGGACACCACCACCCCGGTGCTCGGCACGCTGTCGCGCTTCGATATCGCCGGCGGCATCTACAACGGCGTGCAGACCGTCCGCGGCCGGGAAGGCACCTTCACCGGCTTCGTCATGTACGCGGTCGAAATCTATGACGCGTCCAGCAACCGGCTGCTCAACGCCTACGTGACCAAGCAGTACCCCAGCCCGTGGAATCTGGGAGCGAGCTTCGGCTCGCTGAGCGCCGCCAAGACCGGGGTCGAGAAAGGGGCCGATGCACTGGTCGCGCAGCTGAAATAA
- a CDS encoding TetR/AcrR family transcriptional regulator — MVDNTTRSERSRKAAIQAALAILSRDGPGQLTFDAIARESGLSKGGLMHQFPNKGAVLKALLEHQIEHFDKFTRGYLAAIGEDRPQANLAAQIATLRESITTPHSVAFAILAALIEDPELLALNRQMEADAIERIRAEATDPDLSLLRMEAAKGLALSALFGLSALSVQERDRLFERLLDDRQWPDAPDAKKPRASRPARKPVRNGQSH; from the coding sequence ATGGTGGATAACACAACCCGATCGGAACGCTCCCGCAAGGCCGCCATCCAGGCAGCACTGGCCATTCTTTCGCGCGATGGTCCGGGCCAATTGACGTTCGATGCCATCGCGCGGGAGAGCGGCCTCAGCAAGGGCGGACTGATGCACCAGTTCCCCAACAAGGGCGCGGTGCTCAAGGCGCTGCTCGAGCACCAGATCGAGCACTTCGACAAGTTCACCCGGGGCTATCTGGCCGCGATCGGCGAAGACCGGCCGCAGGCCAACCTTGCCGCACAGATCGCAACGCTGCGCGAGAGCATCACGACCCCCCACTCCGTCGCGTTCGCCATCCTCGCCGCGCTGATCGAAGACCCGGAACTGCTCGCCCTCAACCGGCAGATGGAAGCCGATGCGATCGAACGCATCCGGGCCGAGGCGACCGATCCGGACCTGTCGCTCCTGCGCATGGAGGCCGCCAAGGGGCTCGCGCTGAGCGCGCTGTTCGGACTGAGCGCCCTGTCCGTACAGGAACGCGATCGCCTGTTCGAGCGATTGCTGGACGACCGGCAATGGCCGGACGCTCCGGATGCCAAGAAGCCGCGCGCCTCGCGGCCTGCACGCAAGCCGGTCCGCAACGGCCAGAGCCACTGA
- a CDS encoding VTT domain-containing protein, with translation MDIVMQLLDIVLHVDKSLGMLIQQYGAWVYVLLFAIVFAETGLVVLPFLPGDTLLFIAGAMCATGQMDAWLLIALLVTAAVTGNTVNYFVGTWIGPKVFDGHIRFLDHEALLKTHAFYERHGGKTLVMARFIPVVRTFAPFVAGVSKMTFAKFQLFNMIGAVLWVATLVLSGEAFGTVPVIRDHLNTIVLVGLGAAVVPLVLGGLWKLLRRRRTVVQK, from the coding sequence TTGGATATCGTGATGCAACTGCTCGACATCGTGCTGCATGTCGACAAATCGCTGGGGATGCTGATCCAGCAGTACGGCGCGTGGGTCTACGTGCTGCTGTTCGCCATCGTGTTTGCCGAAACCGGCCTGGTGGTGCTGCCGTTCCTGCCGGGCGACACGCTATTGTTCATTGCCGGCGCCATGTGCGCAACCGGCCAGATGGATGCCTGGCTGCTGATCGCGCTGCTGGTGACGGCCGCGGTCACGGGCAATACGGTCAACTATTTCGTCGGCACCTGGATCGGGCCGAAGGTGTTCGACGGGCATATCCGCTTCCTCGACCACGAGGCGCTGCTCAAGACGCACGCCTTCTACGAGCGCCACGGCGGCAAGACGCTGGTGATGGCGCGCTTCATTCCGGTGGTGCGCACGTTCGCGCCGTTCGTGGCCGGCGTGTCGAAGATGACCTTCGCCAAGTTCCAGCTGTTCAACATGATCGGCGCGGTGCTGTGGGTGGCGACCCTGGTGCTGTCCGGCGAAGCCTTCGGCACCGTGCCGGTGATCCGCGACCACCTGAACACCATCGTGCTGGTCGGCCTGGGCGCGGCCGTCGTGCCGCTGGTGCTGGGCGGGCTGTGGAAGCTGCTCAGGCGCCGCCGCACGGTGGTGCAGAAATAA
- a CDS encoding SirB1 family protein, with the protein MTTKVLDYFSALVADDDSIPLTETALSIAQDAYPDLDLQAELAAIDMLVARLKSRIVEGTPAIQRLRVLNQFFYRELGFGPNANDYYDPENSYLNAVLQTRRGIPISLAVLLMEIGQQIGLPLKGVSFPNHFLVRMSIPAGEVVLDPLTGQTLSKEELQDMLDPYLEKEGIEDPNSVPLGVFLQVATHREIVARMLRNLKAIYLQESRWQRLLAVQQRLVILLPESIEEVRDRGLAYANLECFRPALADLEAYVDARPDAADTPKLKERMPTLRAMSRNLN; encoded by the coding sequence ATGACAACCAAAGTCCTCGATTATTTTTCGGCCCTGGTCGCGGACGACGACAGCATCCCCCTGACAGAAACCGCCCTGTCGATCGCGCAGGACGCCTACCCGGACCTGGACCTGCAGGCCGAGCTGGCCGCCATCGACATGCTCGTCGCACGGCTGAAGAGCCGCATCGTCGAAGGCACGCCGGCCATCCAGCGCCTGCGGGTGCTCAACCAGTTCTTCTATCGCGAGCTGGGCTTCGGGCCCAATGCAAACGATTACTACGACCCCGAAAACTCCTACCTGAATGCCGTGCTGCAGACACGGCGCGGCATCCCGATCTCACTGGCGGTGCTGCTGATGGAGATCGGGCAGCAGATCGGGCTGCCGCTCAAGGGCGTGTCCTTCCCGAACCACTTCCTGGTGCGCATGAGCATTCCCGCGGGCGAGGTCGTGCTCGATCCGCTGACCGGGCAGACGCTGTCGAAAGAAGAACTGCAGGACATGCTCGACCCGTACCTGGAAAAGGAAGGCATCGAAGACCCGAACTCGGTGCCGCTCGGGGTGTTCCTGCAGGTGGCGACGCACCGCGAGATCGTCGCGCGCATGCTGCGCAACCTGAAGGCGATCTATCTGCAGGAATCGCGCTGGCAGCGGCTGCTGGCGGTGCAGCAGCGGCTGGTGATCCTGCTGCCGGAGTCGATCGAAGAGGTGCGCGACCGGGGGCTGGCCTACGCCAACCTGGAATGCTTCCGGCCGGCCCTGGCCGACCTGGAAGCCTATGTGGATGCCCGCCCCGATGCGGCCGACACCCCCAAGCTCAAGGAGCGCATGCCGACACTGCGCGCCATGAGCCGCAACCTCAACTGA
- the murJ gene encoding murein biosynthesis integral membrane protein MurJ produces MNLLRTLATISGLTMLSRITGLIRETLIARAFGASVYTDAFNVAFRIPNLLRRLSAEGAFSQAFVPILGEFKNRHGEAQTHALIDAVATVMTWFLVVISALGVIGAPLIVTAVATGFKTHESQAYISAVFMTRVMFPYIGLVSMVALASGILNTWRQFGVPAFTPVLLNLSFIVAAVFVAPMLQTPIYAQAYAVMVGGILQLAIQVPSLRRIGMLPRVSLNVRGAWHHPGVRRVLKQMLPATLSVSVAQLSLIINTNIASRLPAGSVSWLNYADRLMEFPTALLGVALGTILLPSLSKASAENHREEYSSLLDWGLRLTVLLAVPSAVGLFVFGAPLTATLFHYGRFNALDVEMTRQALVSYGIGLIGLIVIKILAPGFYARQDIRTPVKIALVVLVVTQLSNMVFVPTFGHAGLALSISFGATINAALLFLGLRRRGYYHPLPGWGLFLAQVTAGVLLLAGVLLWFARTFDWVGLGARPLMRVALLGACLILCAVVYFGTLWLTGLKFSTFRKRAI; encoded by the coding sequence TTGAATCTGCTCAGAACCCTCGCCACGATCAGCGGCCTGACCATGTTGTCGCGCATCACCGGCCTGATCCGGGAAACGCTGATTGCCCGCGCCTTCGGTGCCTCGGTCTACACCGATGCCTTCAACGTTGCCTTCCGCATCCCCAACCTCCTGCGCCGACTGTCGGCCGAGGGCGCGTTCTCGCAGGCGTTCGTGCCCATCCTGGGCGAGTTCAAGAACCGCCATGGCGAGGCCCAGACGCACGCGCTGATCGATGCGGTGGCGACGGTGATGACGTGGTTCCTGGTAGTGATCTCGGCGCTGGGCGTGATCGGCGCGCCGCTGATCGTCACCGCGGTCGCGACCGGCTTCAAGACGCACGAGAGCCAGGCCTACATCTCGGCGGTGTTCATGACGCGGGTGATGTTCCCGTACATCGGACTGGTGTCGATGGTGGCGCTTGCCTCGGGCATCCTCAACACCTGGCGCCAGTTCGGGGTTCCGGCCTTCACGCCGGTGCTGCTGAACCTGTCGTTCATCGTGGCGGCCGTGTTCGTGGCGCCGATGCTGCAGACGCCGATCTACGCGCAGGCCTACGCGGTGATGGTGGGCGGCATCCTGCAGCTGGCGATCCAGGTTCCGTCGCTGCGCCGCATCGGCATGCTGCCGCGCGTGTCGCTCAACGTGCGTGGGGCATGGCACCACCCCGGCGTACGCCGCGTGCTCAAGCAGATGCTGCCGGCCACGCTGTCGGTCTCGGTGGCGCAGCTCAGCCTCATCATCAACACCAACATCGCCTCGCGCCTGCCGGCCGGCAGCGTGTCGTGGCTGAACTACGCGGACCGCCTGATGGAATTCCCGACCGCCCTGCTGGGCGTGGCGCTCGGGACCATCCTGCTGCCGAGCCTGTCCAAGGCCAGCGCGGAAAACCATCGCGAAGAATATTCCTCGCTGCTCGACTGGGGCCTGCGCCTGACCGTGCTGCTGGCGGTGCCGTCCGCGGTGGGACTGTTCGTCTTCGGTGCGCCGCTGACGGCCACCCTGTTCCACTACGGCCGCTTCAACGCGCTGGACGTGGAGATGACGCGGCAGGCGCTGGTGTCATACGGCATCGGGCTGATCGGGCTGATCGTCATCAAGATTCTGGCGCCGGGCTTTTACGCGCGGCAGGACATCCGCACGCCGGTGAAGATCGCGCTGGTCGTGCTGGTGGTGACGCAGCTGTCCAACATGGTGTTCGTGCCGACGTTCGGACACGCGGGGCTGGCGCTGTCGATCAGCTTCGGCGCGACCATCAACGCGGCGCTGCTGTTCCTCGGATTGCGCCGGCGCGGCTATTACCACCCGCTGCCCGGCTGGGGCCTGTTTCTTGCGCAGGTGACGGCAGGCGTGCTGCTGCTCGCGGGCGTGCTGCTCTGGTTTGCGCGGACGTTCGACTGGGTGGGCCTGGGCGCCCGGCCGCTGATGCGCGTCGCGCTGCTGGGGGCCTGCCTGATCCTGTGCGCGGTGGTGTATTTCGGTACACTGTGGCTCACCGGCTTGAAGTTCTCCACCTTCAGGAAAAGGGCGATCTGA
- the rpsT gene encoding 30S ribosomal protein S20, giving the protein MANTAQARKRARQAVVQNAHNSALRSRLRTAVKAVRKAIAGGDKAAAANVFKQAQSTIDSIADKKIVHKNKAARAKSRLSAAIKAMGA; this is encoded by the coding sequence ATGGCAAACACCGCACAAGCACGCAAGCGCGCACGCCAAGCTGTCGTTCAGAACGCGCACAATTCCGCGCTGCGTTCGCGCCTGCGCACCGCTGTCAAGGCCGTTCGCAAGGCCATCGCCGGCGGCGACAAGGCAGCCGCTGCCAACGTGTTCAAGCAAGCCCAGAGCACGATCGACAGCATCGCTGACAAGAAGATCGTCCACAAGAACAAGGCTGCGCGCGCCAAGTCGCGCCTGTCCGCTGCCATCAAGGCAATGGGCGCCTGA
- a CDS encoding DUF3579 domain-containing protein, which yields MAANPRQFFIQGVTRDGKTFRPSDWADRLCGVMAQFRPAGDTGDPRFTYSPYVRPVMSGGIKSVFVDERLREIEPKALDFVLNFAHDNNLQLVEACLLPENATPAKS from the coding sequence ATGGCAGCCAACCCACGCCAATTCTTTATCCAGGGCGTCACCCGTGACGGAAAAACCTTCCGACCGAGCGACTGGGCCGATCGGCTGTGCGGCGTGATGGCGCAGTTCCGGCCGGCCGGGGATACCGGGGACCCTCGCTTCACCTACTCGCCCTACGTGCGCCCCGTCATGTCGGGCGGCATCAAGAGCGTCTTCGTGGACGAACGCCTGCGCGAGATCGAACCCAAGGCGCTGGACTTCGTCCTCAACTTCGCGCACGACAACAACCTGCAGCTGGTCGAAGCCTGCCTGCTGCCGGAAAACGCCACCCCGGCGAAAAGCTGA
- the argF gene encoding ornithine carbamoyltransferase gives MNPPSKIKHYLQFKDFSLEEYAYLLDRSRILKAKFKNYETWHPLHDRTLAMIFEKNSTRTRLSFEAGIHQLGGHAVFLNTRDSQLGRGEPIEDAAQVISRMTDIIMIRTFGQEIIERFAAHSRVPVINGLTNEYHPCQVLADIFTFIEHRGPIQGKTVTWVGDANNMAYTWIQAAEILGFRFHFSAPKGYQLDPAMVADSSRPFVHVFESPLEACEGAHLVTTDVWTSMGYEAENEARKKAFGDWMVTEAMMQRAQPDALFMHCLPAHRGEEVEAAVIDGKQSVVWDEAENRLHVQKALMEYLLCGRY, from the coding sequence ATGAACCCACCAAGCAAGATCAAGCATTACCTGCAGTTCAAGGACTTTTCCCTGGAAGAGTACGCGTACCTGCTGGACCGCTCCAGGATCCTCAAGGCCAAGTTCAAGAACTACGAGACGTGGCACCCGCTGCATGACCGCACGCTGGCCATGATCTTCGAGAAGAATTCCACGCGCACGCGTCTGTCGTTCGAAGCCGGCATCCACCAGCTCGGCGGCCACGCCGTCTTCCTCAACACGCGCGACTCGCAGCTGGGCCGCGGCGAGCCGATCGAGGACGCGGCGCAGGTCATCTCCCGCATGACCGACATCATCATGATCCGCACCTTCGGGCAGGAGATCATCGAGCGCTTTGCCGCCCATTCGCGCGTGCCGGTCATCAACGGGCTGACCAACGAATACCATCCGTGCCAGGTGCTGGCCGACATCTTCACCTTCATCGAGCACCGCGGCCCGATCCAGGGCAAGACCGTCACCTGGGTCGGCGATGCCAACAACATGGCGTACACCTGGATCCAGGCGGCCGAGATCCTCGGCTTCCGCTTCCATTTCTCCGCGCCCAAGGGCTACCAGCTCGATCCGGCCATGGTGGCCGACTCCAGCCGCCCGTTCGTGCACGTGTTCGAGAGCCCGCTCGAAGCCTGCGAAGGCGCGCACCTGGTGACCACCGACGTGTGGACCAGCATGGGCTACGAGGCCGAGAACGAAGCGCGCAAGAAGGCCTTCGGCGACTGGATGGTCACCGAAGCGATGATGCAGCGCGCCCAGCCTGACGCGCTGTTCATGCACTGCCTGCCCGCGCACCGTGGCGAGGAAGTCGAAGCGGCCGTCATCGACGGCAAACAGAGCGTCGTGTGGGACGAGGCGGAAAACCGCCTGCACGTGCAGAAGGCGCTGATGGAATATCTGCTCTGCGGGCGGTACTAA
- the argG gene encoding argininosuccinate synthase, whose protein sequence is METILQHVPVGQKVGIAFSGGLDTSAALRWMKNKGALPYAYTANLGQPDEEDYDAIPRKALEYGAEKARLIDCRPQLANEGIAAIQAGAFHISTGGITYFNTTPLGRAVTGTMLVAAMKEDDVNIWGDGSTFKGNDIERFYRYGLLTNPALKIYKPWLDQTFIDELGGRAEMSAFMTKEGFGYKMSAEKAYSTDSNMLGATHEAKDLEHLNSGIRIVNPIMGVAFWKPEVEVKAEEVSITFDEGRPVAVNGREIADPVEMFLELNRIGGRHGLGMSDQIENRIIEAKSRGIYEAPGMALLHIAYERLVTGIHNEDTIEQYRINGLRLGRLLYQGRWFDPQAIMLRETAQRWVARAVTGTVTLELRRGNDYSILNTESPNLTYAPERLSMEKVEDAPFSPADRIGQLTMRNLDLMDTRDKLAIYSKAGLLSLGTSSALPQLGGDKK, encoded by the coding sequence ATGGAAACCATCCTGCAACACGTTCCCGTCGGCCAGAAGGTCGGCATCGCCTTCTCCGGCGGTCTGGACACCAGCGCGGCCCTGCGCTGGATGAAGAACAAGGGCGCCCTGCCCTATGCCTACACCGCCAATCTCGGCCAGCCCGACGAGGAAGACTACGATGCCATCCCCCGCAAGGCCCTGGAATACGGTGCAGAGAAGGCTCGCCTGATCGACTGCCGCCCCCAGCTGGCCAATGAAGGCATTGCCGCCATCCAGGCCGGCGCCTTCCACATCAGCACCGGCGGCATCACCTACTTCAACACCACGCCGCTGGGCCGCGCCGTGACCGGCACCATGCTGGTGGCCGCCATGAAGGAAGACGACGTCAACATCTGGGGCGACGGCTCGACCTTCAAGGGCAACGACATCGAGCGCTTCTACCGCTACGGCCTGCTGACCAACCCGGCCCTGAAGATCTACAAGCCGTGGCTTGACCAGACCTTCATCGACGAGCTGGGCGGCCGCGCTGAAATGTCCGCCTTCATGACGAAGGAAGGTTTCGGCTACAAGATGAGCGCCGAAAAGGCCTACTCCACCGACTCCAACATGCTGGGCGCCACCCACGAGGCCAAGGATCTGGAGCATCTGAACAGCGGCATCCGCATCGTCAACCCGATCATGGGCGTGGCGTTCTGGAAGCCGGAAGTCGAGGTCAAGGCCGAAGAGGTTTCGATCACCTTCGACGAAGGCCGCCCCGTGGCCGTCAACGGCCGCGAAATTGCCGACCCGGTGGAGATGTTCCTGGAGCTGAACCGCATCGGCGGCCGCCACGGCCTGGGCATGAGCGACCAGATCGAAAACCGCATCATCGAAGCCAAGAGCCGCGGCATCTACGAAGCCCCGGGCATGGCGCTGCTGCACATCGCCTACGAGCGCCTGGTCACCGGCATCCACAACGAGGACACCATCGAGCAGTACCGCATCAACGGCCTGCGCCTGGGCCGCCTGCTGTACCAGGGCCGCTGGTTCGACCCGCAGGCCATCATGCTGCGCGAAACCGCCCAGCGCTGGGTGGCCCGCGCCGTGACCGGCACCGTGACGCTGGAGCTGCGCCGCGGCAACGATTACTCGATCCTGAACACCGAGTCGCCCAACCTGACCTACGCGCCCGAGCGCCTGTCGATGGAAAAGGTCGAAGACGCACCGTTCAGCCCGGCCGACCGCATCGGCCAGCTGACCATGCGCAACCTGGACCTGATGGACACCCGCGACAAGCTGGCCATCTACTCCAAGGCCGGCCTGCTGTCGCTGGGCACCAGCAGCGCGCTGCCCCAGCTCGGCGGCGACAAGAAGTAA
- the ppnP gene encoding pyrimidine/purine nucleoside phosphorylase, which translates to MTTETIDGVRLTTKANVYFDGKCVSHSFALPDGTKKSVGVVLPATLTFSTAAAEIMECVGGSCEYRLDGSDEWKQSGPGERFQIPANSKFDIRVTEAYHYICHYA; encoded by the coding sequence ATGACCACCGAAACCATTGACGGCGTCCGCCTCACCACCAAGGCCAATGTGTACTTTGACGGCAAGTGCGTCAGCCACAGCTTTGCGCTGCCCGACGGCACCAAAAAGTCCGTGGGCGTGGTGCTGCCCGCCACGCTGACCTTCAGCACGGCCGCCGCCGAGATCATGGAATGCGTGGGCGGTTCTTGCGAATACCGGCTCGACGGTAGCGACGAGTGGAAACAATCCGGCCCCGGCGAACGCTTCCAGATTCCCGCCAACTCCAAGTTCGACATCCGCGTGACCGAGGCCTACCACTACATCTGCCACTACGCATAA
- a CDS encoding patatin-like phospholipase family protein, which produces MHQPHGKHINLALQGGGAHGAFTWGVLDALLEDGRLSFEGLSGTSAGSMNAVVMLDGLLEGGPERAREKLHAFWLAVSTAGSPFSTMGENAKTLLSGRPFFPDSWPVADWMRMWDSWISATTQGANYNPLRDLLANQVDFDRLRACPDTKLFLAATDVNTGNVRVFGTPEIDVEVVLASACLPYLYPAIEIDRHHYWDGGYMGNPVLFPFFYETKTQDILLVHVNPIVRKDVPDQPHEVMERLNEITFNASLLREMRAIAFVQKLIAEDWLKPEYRDRLKYIYLHAIRADRPLGDLSSSTKLVTDWSFLTMLKERGRQEAKLWLRKHFDDVGKNGTVDIQNEYLRGQEV; this is translated from the coding sequence ATGCACCAGCCGCACGGCAAGCACATCAACCTCGCGCTGCAGGGCGGCGGCGCGCACGGGGCGTTCACTTGGGGCGTGCTCGACGCGCTGCTCGAAGACGGGCGCCTGTCGTTCGAGGGGCTGAGCGGCACCAGCGCCGGCTCGATGAATGCCGTGGTGATGCTCGACGGCCTGCTCGAAGGCGGCCCCGAGCGCGCGCGAGAGAAGCTGCATGCGTTCTGGCTGGCGGTATCGACCGCGGGCTCGCCGTTCTCCACGATGGGCGAGAACGCCAAGACGCTGCTGTCCGGCCGGCCTTTCTTTCCCGACAGCTGGCCGGTGGCCGACTGGATGCGCATGTGGGACAGCTGGATCAGCGCGACCACCCAGGGCGCGAACTACAACCCGCTGCGCGACCTGCTGGCGAACCAGGTGGACTTCGACCGCCTGCGCGCCTGCCCGGACACCAAGCTGTTCCTCGCCGCCACGGATGTGAACACGGGCAACGTGCGCGTCTTCGGCACCCCCGAGATCGATGTCGAGGTGGTGCTGGCCTCGGCCTGCCTGCCGTATCTGTACCCGGCCATCGAGATCGACCGCCATCACTACTGGGACGGCGGCTACATGGGCAACCCGGTGCTGTTCCCGTTCTTCTACGAGACGAAGACGCAGGACATCCTGCTCGTGCACGTCAACCCGATCGTGCGCAAGGACGTGCCCGACCAGCCGCACGAAGTGATGGAGCGCCTGAACGAGATCACCTTCAACGCGTCGCTGCTGCGTGAGATGCGCGCCATCGCCTTCGTGCAGAAGCTGATCGCGGAGGATTGGCTCAAGCCCGAATACCGGGACCGGCTCAAATACATTTATCTGCACGCCATCCGTGCCGATCGGCCGCTGGGCGACCTGTCGTCCTCGACCAAGCTGGTGACGGACTGGAGCTTCCTGACCATGCTCAAGGAGCGCGGCCGGCAGGAGGCCAAGCTCTGGCTGCGCAAGCATTTCGACGATGTCGGCAAAAACGGCACCGTCGATATCCAGAACGAATACCTGCGCGGGCAGGAGGTCTAA